A window from Citrus sinensis cultivar Valencia sweet orange chromosome 5, DVS_A1.0, whole genome shotgun sequence encodes these proteins:
- the LOC102609952 gene encoding 3-hydroxy-3-methylglutaryl-coenzyme A reductase 1, which yields MDVRRRPLKVDDEVNKEKRPTSPTPKASDALPLPLYLTNAIFFTLFFSVAYYLLHRWREKIRNSTPLHVVTLSEIAAIVSLIASFIYLLGFFGIDFVQSFISRATPEAWDLEEDDSDIISRPPAPISITTLSSAQDEDVVQSVIDGSIPSYALESKLGDCRRAAAIRREALQKMTGRSLQGLPLDGFDYDSILGQCCEMPVGYVQIPVGIAGPLLLDGFEYSVPMATTEGCLVASTNRGCKAIYASGGAASMLLRDGMTRAPIVRFASAMRASELKFFLEDPNNFETLAVVFNRSSRFARLQHIQCSIAGKNLYIRFCCTTGDAMGMNMVSKGVQNVLDFLQNDFPDMDVIGISGNFCSDKKPAAVNWIEGRGKSVVCEATIKEEVVTKVLKTNVATLVELNTLKNLAGSAVAGALGGFNAHAANIVSAIFIATGQDPAQNVESSHCITMMEAINDGKDLHISVTMPSIEVGTVGGGTQLASQSACLNLLGVKGASKESPGSNSRLLATIVAGSVLAGELSLMAAIAAGQLVKSHMKYNRSSKDICKAAS from the exons ATGGACGTCCGCCGGCGGCCTCTGAAAGTTGACGACGAAGTGAACAAAGAGAAGCGACCAACTTCGCCGACGCCAAAAGCATCAGACGCGTTGCCGCTTCCGTTATACCTAACTAACGCCATATTCTTCACGCTGTTCTTTTCCGTTGCGTATTACCTGCTACACCGTTGGCGTGAGAAGATCCGTAACTCAACTCCCCTCCACGTGGTCACTCTTTCCGAAATCGCCGCCATTGTCTCGCTCATTGCTTCCTTCATCTACCTCCTCGGCTTCTTCGGCATTGACTTCGTCCAGTCGTTCATCTCACGCGCCACCCCCGAGGCATGGGATCTCGAAGAAGACGACAGCGATATCATTTCCCGTCCTCCCGCTCCCATTTCTATTACAACTCTGTCCTCCGCCCAAGACGAGGACGTTGTTCAATCCGTTATCGACGGTTCGATTCCGTCTTACGCGCTCGAATCCAAGCTCGGTGATTGCAGACGAGCGGCTGCCATTCGCCGCGAGGCATTGCAGAAAATGACCGGGAGGTCGCTGCAGGGACTGCCGTTGGATGGATTCGATTACGACTCGATTTTAGGACAGTGTTGTGAAATGCCGGTCGGTTACGTGCAGATTCCGGTGGGAATTGCCGGGCCGTTGTTGCTTGATGGGTTTGAATACTCGGTTCCCATGGCGACCACCGAAGGGTGTTTGGTGGCGAGCACAAATAGAGGGTGTAAAGCAATCTATGCCTCCGGTGGAGCCGCCAGTATGTTGTTGAGAGATGGGATGACCAGGGCCCCTATTGTTAGATTCGCTTCTGCGATGAGAGCTTCTGAATTGAAGTTCTTCTTGGAGGATCCCAACAATTTCGAAACTTTGGCCGTCGTTTTTAACAG GTCGAGTAGATTTGCGAGGCTGCAACATATTCAGTGCTCTATTGCAGGTAAGAATCTTTACATCAGATTTTGCTGTACCACTGGTGATGCAATGGGAATGAACATGGTGTCCAAAGGAGTTCAGAATGTTCTTGATTTCCTTCAAAATGATTTCCCAGACATGGATGTCATTGGAATATCTG GAAACTTTTGTTCGGACAAGAAACCTGCTGCAGTTAATTGGATTGAAGGGCGTGGTAAATCAGTTGTTTGCGAGGCAACAATCAAGGAAGAGGTAGTGACGAAGGTGTTGAAAACTAATGTGGCTACACTGGTAGAGCTCAACACACTCAAGAACCTTGCTGGGTCTGCTGTTGCTGGTGCCCTTGGTGGATTCAATGCTCATGCTGCCAACATTGTTTCTGCTATCTTCATAGCAACCGGCCAGGATCCAGCGCAAAATGTTGAGAGTTCTCACTGCATTACAATGATGGAAGCCATAAATGATGGGAAGGATCTACATATTTCGGTCACTATGCCATCCATAGAG GTGGGTACTGTCGGAGGTGGAACTCAACTTGCTTCTCAGTCTGCATGTCTGAATTTACTTGGCGTGAAGGGTGCAAGC